Proteins encoded by one window of Lepisosteus oculatus isolate fLepOcu1 chromosome 18, fLepOcu1.hap2, whole genome shotgun sequence:
- the LOC138223973 gene encoding uncharacterized protein — translation MEIMQGTKKITKAEDVRNDNKMLMKPYANWEEFLMPAPISIAILGELVFISSNTDFSINKNPPKDGFKFIRYPESFRACLMQVCNAGWGAFNEAHKNMDQIRLHSANVPEYVKLAVKLIVRDDDKLIELMLPDQLENISSIAEECKILSELTEKKFTFVIDLIQELMEACLNAKAAYGEELEELKQKIEESKLRKQTAEEGKRRANKTFENMQKQLDEAQQEYKKAMDSLPSGWDIVGMNFVEGLTNLVNICYSACTASVTKLGRKTSKEQNPIALGNVYAKSQVLLSLLELVESFFHEDKIHWGVLYDQKKECAKSEWVADQVKRVKESLEKEEDCKPKITAMQMCEDILTICSCLTDIAPDNACEESKQKELITKLKKLKTQAMKFDTESKGFTGASAFPVTPPQLAKQQEEQSTQRKSAGDVAADNARFRIEQSRAQMNQAQEMFQKSLENLDKYHSDLTEILVTMRSCEVKEIDFKTTIKMLTKGLDVMGKVKEQWEKMVFFFHMLSNIIKTNLNKHLKDVVQTAEKAGSSKLGYSAKSFLRDLLYNQAFQASNIASLVNMISGTYTEISNLYLMDRISSLGKLMALDPSKSDFDTERKKLQIGCEEAEAGIKTIVLKNKIEFERNTKSRTEKIEKALNGALPPASEEEIKEVRQCVEVGMKMSTQEEEDEGQYC, via the coding sequence ATGGAAATAATGCAAGGTACCAAAAAAATCACCAAGGCTGAAGATGTACGAAATGACAACAAAATGCTAATGAAACCTTATGCTAATTGGGAAGAGTTTTTGATGCCAGCTCCAATTTCCATAGCCATTTTAGGAGAATTAGTCTTTATCTCTTCTAATACAGACTTTTCTATCAATAAAAATCCCCCAAAAGATGGCTTTAAATTCATCCGTTACCCAGAGTCCTTCCGCGCCTGTCTCATGCAAGTGTGCAATGCTGGATGGGGTGCGTTCAACGAGGCCCATAAGAACATGGACCAGATTCGTCTCCACTCTGCCAATGTGCCAGAGTATGTAAAATTAGCAGTCAAGTTGATTGTCCGAGATGACGACAAGCTCATCGAGCTCATGCTCCCTGACCAGCTAGAAAACATCAGCTCCATAGCAGAGGAGTGTAAAATCCTGTCAGAGCTCACAGAGAAAAAATTCACCTTTGTCATTGATCTGATTCAAGAGCTGATGGAGGCCTGTTTGAATGCTAAGGCAGCCTATGGTGAAGAATTAGAAGAACTGAAGCAGAAAATAGAGGAATCCAAGTTGAGGAAACAAACAGCAGAAGAAGGAAAACGTAGAGCAAATAAGACATTTGAAAACATGCAAAAGCAGTTGGATGAAGCTCAACAAGAATATAAAAAAGCCATGGATTCTCTGCCCAGTGGTTGGGATATTGTTGGCATGAACTTTGTGGAGGGCCTCACTAATTTAGTTAATATCTGTTATAGTGCTTGTACTGCAAGTGTAACTAAGCTTGGAAGAAAAACAAGTAAGGAGCAAAATCCCATTGCGTTAGGCAATGTTTATGCCAAATCACAGGTTCTCTTGAGTCTCCTAGAACTAGTTGAGTCTTTTTTTCATGAAGACAAAATACATTGGGGCGTACTTTATGATCAAAAGAAGGAATGTGCAAAGTCTGAGTGGGTGGCAGATCAAGTGAAAAGAGTTAAGGAATCtttggaaaaagaagaagaCTGCAAGCCAAAAATAACAGCAATGCAAATGTGCGAAGACATTCTTACAATCTGCTCTTGTCTAACAGATATTGCTCCAGACAATGCCTGtgaagaaagcaaacaaaaagagttaataacaaaactaaaaaagttGAAAACACAGGCTATGAAGTTTGATACCGAGAGTAAAGGCTTCACAGGTGCCTCTGCCTTTCCTGTAACCCCCCCACAACTGgccaaacagcaagaggagcaAAGTACACAGAGAAAAAGTGCAGGTGATGTCGCAGCTGACAACGCCCGTTTTCGCATAGAGCAGAGTCGAGCTCAGATGAATCAAGCACAAGAGATGTTCCAGAAAAGCTTGGAAAATCTGGACAAATACCACAGTGACCTGACTGAAATCCTAGTCACAATGAGGAGCTGTGAGGTGAAAGAAATCGACTTCAAGACCACTATTAAAATGCTGACGAAGGGACTGGATGTGATGGGAAAAGTAAAGGAACAATGGGAGAAGATGGTGTTCTTTTTCCACATGCTCTCCAACATAATCAAAACCAAcctaaacaaacatttaaaggaTGTTGTCCAAACTGCAGAAAAAGCAGGTTCTTCCAAGCTTGGCTATTCAGCAAAATCATTCCTGAGAGATCTGCTGTATAACCAAGCTTTCCAAGCATCTAATATTGCCAGTTTGGTGAACATGATCTCTGGGACCTACACAGAGATCTCCAACTTGTACCTCATGGATAGAATCAGCAGCTTGGGGAAACTCATGGCCTTAGACCCCAGCAAATCTGACTTTGATACAGAACGGAAAAAGTTACAGATTggctgtgaagaagcagaagcaggaataaaaacaattgtactgaaaaataaaatagaatttgaAAGGAATACAAAATCAAGAACAGAGAAGATTGAAAAAGCACTCAATGGAGCATTGCCCCCAGCCTCTGAGGAAGAGATAAAAGAAGTTAGACAATGTGTTGAAGTGGGAATGAAGATGTCAActcaagaagaagaagatgaggggcagtaTTGTTAG